The proteins below are encoded in one region of Clostridium estertheticum:
- a CDS encoding GH1 family beta-glucosidase, producing MNKFEDDFILGTATAAYQIEGGVNEGGRMPSIWDTFSKKEENVFMGHTGDIACDHYHRVKEDVKILENIGVDSYRFSISWSRIFPCKDEFNPEGVKFYKNLINELKDKKITPAITLYHWDLPQWAQDLGGWENRECIYWFEDYCTKVFEEFGQDVSMWITHNEPFCASILGNYLGIHAPGNKDLKKALIVAHHLLLSHGIVVRAFRKFKFENSNIGITLNLSPTYAVSKKKEDVVAAKISDGYTNRWFLDPLLKGHYPKDMVDLYEQEVGTLDFILEGDLKIISTDMDFLGINYYTRSIVEYDEHSQLKFRGVDGEKEKTAMGWENSPESMHDLLTRIKQEYTKLPLYITENGAAYDDVVTGDNKIHDIDRINFIKVHLQVMLEFIKEGGNLRGYYLWSFMDNFEWAYGYSKRFGMVYVNYNTQERIMKDSAIWYKKFIKARRLEV from the coding sequence ATGAATAAATTCGAAGATGATTTTATACTTGGAACGGCTACGGCAGCATACCAAATAGAGGGAGGAGTTAATGAAGGTGGAAGAATGCCATCGATTTGGGATACCTTTTCAAAGAAAGAAGAGAATGTTTTTATGGGTCATACTGGAGATATAGCTTGTGACCATTACCATAGGGTTAAGGAGGATGTGAAGATTTTAGAGAATATAGGAGTAGATTCATATAGATTTTCTATTTCTTGGTCTAGAATATTTCCGTGTAAGGATGAGTTTAACCCCGAGGGAGTAAAATTTTATAAAAATTTAATCAATGAATTAAAAGATAAAAAAATTACTCCGGCAATTACATTATATCATTGGGATTTACCACAATGGGCTCAGGATTTAGGGGGTTGGGAAAATAGGGAGTGCATATATTGGTTTGAGGATTATTGCACAAAAGTATTTGAGGAATTTGGACAGGATGTATCTATGTGGATAACACATAATGAGCCCTTTTGTGCATCTATACTTGGAAACTATTTAGGAATACATGCACCGGGAAATAAAGATTTAAAAAAGGCATTAATAGTTGCGCATCATTTATTACTATCTCATGGTATTGTAGTAAGGGCATTTAGAAAGTTTAAATTTGAAAATAGTAACATAGGAATTACTTTGAATTTATCACCAACATATGCAGTATCAAAGAAGAAGGAAGATGTAGTAGCTGCAAAAATTAGTGATGGATATACTAATAGATGGTTTTTAGATCCATTACTTAAGGGTCATTATCCAAAAGACATGGTTGATTTATATGAGCAAGAGGTTGGAACACTAGATTTCATTTTAGAGGGAGATTTAAAGATTATATCTACTGATATGGATTTCTTAGGAATAAATTATTACACTAGAAGTATAGTGGAATATGATGAACATTCGCAGTTAAAATTTCGAGGAGTAGATGGTGAAAAAGAAAAAACAGCGATGGGATGGGAGAATAGCCCAGAGTCAATGCATGACTTACTTACAAGAATTAAGCAAGAATATACAAAACTGCCACTCTACATTACTGAAAATGGAGCGGCCTATGATGATGTAGTAACAGGAGATAATAAGATTCACGATATAGATAGAATAAATTTTATTAAAGTACATCTTCAAGTGATGTTAGAATTTATTAAGGAAGGTGGAAACCTAAGAGGTTATTATTTATGGTCTTTCATGGATAATTTTGAATGGGCATATGGATATTCAAAACGTTTTGGAATGGTGTACGTAAATTATAATACGCAGGAAAGAATTATGAAAGATAGTGCAATTTGGTATAAAAAATTTATAAAGGCCCGTAGGTTAGAGGTTTAG
- a CDS encoding mannose/fructose/sorbose PTS transporter subunit IIA: MIAIILGTHGKFSEEILKSTELILGKQENVATITYLPGECADDLMKKYEGVIKSLQCEAGVLFMVDLFGGSPFNASSRIAAKEENMDIITGINIPMLLAVFSAREDSTVDELAAIAISTGQLGIKSLKEILKNSKEEVL; this comes from the coding sequence ATGATAGCTATAATACTCGGAACCCATGGTAAGTTTTCCGAAGAAATATTAAAATCAACAGAATTGATTTTAGGAAAGCAAGAAAACGTTGCTACAATAACTTACTTGCCAGGAGAATGCGCAGATGACTTGATGAAAAAATATGAGGGTGTTATAAAGTCTTTGCAGTGCGAAGCAGGTGTTCTTTTTATGGTAGATTTGTTTGGTGGCAGCCCCTTCAATGCATCTAGTAGGATAGCAGCAAAAGAAGAAAATATGGATATTATAACTGGAATAAATATTCCTATGTTACTTGCGGTATTTTCAGCTAGAGAAGATTCAACTGTAGATGAACTTGCTGCAATAGCAATAAGTACTGGCCAGCTCGGAATAAAATCGTTAAAAGAAATTTTAAAAAATAGCAAAGAGGAGGTATTATAA
- a CDS encoding DUF2156 domain-containing protein, translating into MMIFKRLKIEDKETFEKYIYPYKFLSCEYSFTTLYIWREACDICFTVYKDALIIKKMDFEGRYYFMQPLGYNKENLKELIDALMDYKKENNMEFVFKDLDEAFMEEIKDIYGDARGICIKEDRDNFDYLYEAEKLTKLSGKKLHGKKNHYNSFIKNYNYEVKDIKDEQVIKDVVEAAEKWYEANNNDRMLNFELQGIKDILENIEIVNTKGIAVYVDEKIVAFSLGEKLNDDLAVIHIEKADTSYSGVYSFINKAFVDRSFSDVKIINREQDLGIEGLRKSKLSYHPFKLEKKYILSSSNIL; encoded by the coding sequence ATTATGATTTTTAAAAGACTTAAGATTGAAGATAAGGAAACATTTGAAAAATATATTTATCCATATAAATTTTTGAGCTGTGAATATTCTTTTACAACTTTATATATATGGAGAGAGGCTTGCGATATTTGTTTTACTGTTTATAAAGATGCTTTAATAATAAAAAAAATGGATTTTGAGGGAAGATACTATTTTATGCAACCTTTGGGATATAACAAAGAAAATCTTAAAGAGTTAATAGATGCGCTAATGGATTATAAAAAAGAAAATAATATGGAATTTGTATTTAAAGATCTTGATGAAGCTTTTATGGAAGAGATAAAAGATATATATGGGGATGCACGGGGTATCTGTATTAAAGAGGATAGAGACAATTTTGATTATTTATATGAAGCAGAAAAACTTACAAAACTTTCTGGTAAGAAACTTCATGGGAAAAAAAATCATTACAATTCGTTTATAAAAAATTACAATTATGAAGTTAAAGATATTAAAGATGAGCAAGTAATAAAAGATGTTGTCGAGGCTGCGGAAAAATGGTATGAGGCAAATAACAATGATCGTATGCTTAATTTTGAACTTCAGGGAATAAAAGATATTTTAGAAAACATTGAAATTGTGAACACAAAGGGTATAGCTGTTTATGTAGATGAGAAAATTGTAGCTTTTAGTTTAGGAGAAAAATTGAATGATGATCTAGCTGTAATTCACATAGAAAAAGCAGATACTAGTTATAGTGGTGTGTACAGCTTCATTAACAAGGCATTTGTTGATAGAAGTTTTAGTGATGTAAAAATAATAAATAGAGAACAGGACCTTGGAATTGAAGGTCTTAGAAAATCTAAATTATCATATCATCCATTTAAATTAGAAAAAAAATATATTCTTAGTTCTAGTAATATTTTATAG
- a CDS encoding tetratricopeptide repeat protein, which yields MKSIIKLISDETLVKQYIEKGKGLFNDGEIDKSFRNYNKAILLNNKYSLAYFVKADAFLELYEADEAEKCIKEYLKLVPSDPNAYWKLIDINDLTGDFDKCVYYCEKLLEDDNQNALIYLKKGEFLAILNSLKEALDCFNICLKLSPDFYDALCGKASVLLSLSNKEEALKLYNRAIYLDNTKSIAYFGASEVCVVMENSVSALLFAEKAYEIEPKNEWYKCHYTVLKNMYLEIKSSPSELQH from the coding sequence ATGAAAAGTATTATTAAATTAATAAGTGATGAAACTTTAGTTAAACAATATATAGAAAAAGGCAAAGGTCTATTTAATGATGGAGAGATTGATAAATCATTTAGAAATTATAATAAGGCAATTTTACTAAATAATAAATATTCTCTAGCGTATTTTGTTAAAGCTGACGCTTTTCTAGAACTATATGAAGCTGATGAGGCTGAAAAATGTATAAAAGAATATCTTAAATTAGTTCCGAGTGACCCAAACGCTTACTGGAAATTAATTGATATAAACGATTTAACAGGAGACTTTGATAAATGCGTTTACTATTGTGAAAAACTTCTTGAAGACGATAATCAAAATGCTCTCATCTATTTAAAAAAAGGAGAGTTCTTAGCTATTCTCAATAGTTTAAAAGAAGCATTAGACTGCTTTAATATTTGCCTTAAATTAAGCCCTGATTTTTACGATGCTCTATGTGGTAAAGCCAGTGTGCTACTCTCACTATCCAATAAAGAAGAGGCCCTTAAACTGTATAATAGGGCCATATACCTTGACAACACTAAGAGTATTGCCTATTTTGGGGCTTCCGAAGTGTGCGTAGTTATGGAAAATAGCGTAAGTGCTTTATTATTTGCAGAAAAAGCATATGAAATAGAACCTAAAAATGAATGGTATAAATGCCATTATACCGTATTGAAAAATATGTATTTAGAGATTAAATCATCTCCTTCGGAGCTGCAACATTAA
- a CDS encoding MDR family MFS transporter — translation MKSKNRGIVIALMVAMFLAAVEGTVVTTAIPTIVKDLNGFELISWVFSAYLLTSAISTPIYGKLSDLYGRKNTLSIGIAIFIVGSCLCGISQSMYQLIASRAVQGLGAGAIFTITYTIVGDIFTAKESTRIQGGISTVWGIASLAGPFLGGFLIENISWNWIFFINLPFGIISILLLQKNLIETVERKKHKIDYIGTLLFSFAIITFLLGSLSGGKMKTVIAIAITIVLLVLFYYVEKKAKEPIIPFDIFTKTSNIVNAISFLASGILIGADVYMPLYMQNVLGFGPTISGISMAPMSIAWLLSSFVLSKAIPKYGKKIVVGTANLILIISCVFLSTLSIESPLQLVVVYGFIMGFGFGGAFTTLTIVVQESVGYNKRGAATAVNSLVRTLGQTIAVSVFGTILNMYIVKYFNNIGVSGINPSNLYSSATSSNSVSMLQVKLSLNSGLHEVFIAMIVIAIVSLALSFMFDTKSKSKNNLCKL, via the coding sequence ATGAAATCTAAAAACAGAGGTATAGTAATTGCATTAATGGTGGCAATGTTTCTTGCAGCTGTAGAGGGAACAGTTGTAACTACTGCAATACCAACTATAGTTAAAGATTTAAATGGGTTTGAACTTATAAGCTGGGTTTTTTCTGCTTATTTATTGACATCTGCAATTTCTACACCGATATATGGAAAATTATCCGATTTATATGGAAGAAAAAATACTCTATCTATTGGAATTGCGATTTTTATAGTCGGAAGCTGTCTTTGTGGAATATCACAAAGTATGTATCAGCTTATAGCGTCACGTGCAGTTCAAGGACTGGGAGCAGGAGCGATATTTACTATTACTTATACTATAGTTGGTGATATTTTCACTGCTAAAGAAAGTACAAGGATTCAAGGAGGGATAAGTACAGTATGGGGAATAGCAAGTTTAGCTGGACCTTTTTTAGGAGGGTTTTTGATAGAAAATATTTCTTGGAACTGGATTTTTTTTATAAATTTACCTTTCGGGATAATATCTATACTGCTTTTGCAAAAGAATTTAATTGAAACTGTTGAAAGGAAAAAACACAAAATAGATTATATAGGTACATTGTTATTTTCATTCGCAATTATAACTTTTTTACTGGGGAGTTTATCTGGTGGTAAAATGAAAACAGTAATAGCAATAGCTATTACAATTGTGTTGTTAGTTTTATTCTATTATGTGGAAAAAAAGGCGAAAGAACCTATTATACCTTTTGATATTTTTACAAAGACTAGTAATATAGTAAATGCTATAAGTTTTTTAGCATCAGGTATTTTAATAGGCGCCGATGTTTATATGCCTTTATATATGCAAAATGTTTTGGGATTCGGACCTACAATCTCAGGAATATCTATGGCACCGATGTCTATAGCATGGCTCTTGTCATCATTTGTTTTGAGCAAAGCTATTCCTAAATATGGTAAGAAAATAGTGGTTGGGACAGCTAATCTTATTTTGATTATTAGTTGTGTGTTTTTATCTACTTTAAGTATTGAATCCCCATTACAATTAGTTGTAGTTTATGGTTTTATCATGGGATTTGGTTTTGGGGGAGCATTTACTACATTAACAATAGTGGTACAAGAGTCTGTAGGATATAATAAAAGAGGGGCAGCGACAGCAGTAAATTCGCTAGTGCGAACTCTCGGACAAACTATTGCAGTAAGCGTTTTTGGAACCATATTAAATATGTATATAGTTAAATATTTTAATAATATAGGCGTAAGTGGCATAAATCCAAGCAATTTATATTCTAGTGCAACTTCGAGCAATAGTGTAAGTATGCTTCAAGTAAAGTTATCTTTAAATTCAGGCCTTCATGAGGTATTTATAGCAATGATCGTAATTGCTATAGTGTCACTTGCACTTTCTTTTATGTTTGATACAAAATCAAAATCAAAAAATAATTTATGTAAGTTATAA
- a CDS encoding DEAD/DEAH box helicase, with product MIKFKKLGLNDDILSAIKIQGITEPTPIQEKSIQLIKDGKDIIAEAQTGTGKTLAFLLPMFDNMSADIDTIQGLIVTPTRELAIQITEEAKKIAGAKNLNILAAYGGKDIGAQLKKLKGNIHLVIATPGRLLDHLRRGTVNLDKIRTVVLDEADQMLLMGFKNDIENILMATPKNRQTLCFSATMSSDVKKMAYKYMNDPIEVIIKKEEATLKNIKQFLIETTDRKKQEDLCKVIDADNPFMAIIFCRTKRRVDDLEVALYKKGYNCKKLHSDITQAKREKIMRDFKKCDIQYLIATDVAARGLDINGVDHVYNYDMPETAESYIHRIGRTGRAGEDGYTYLFSAPKDKFLLDAIERKLKSPIPRKIL from the coding sequence ATGATAAAGTTTAAAAAATTAGGGCTTAACGATGATATTTTAAGTGCGATAAAAATTCAAGGAATAACCGAGCCAACTCCTATTCAAGAGAAGAGTATTCAATTAATAAAGGATGGCAAGGATATTATAGCAGAGGCACAAACAGGAACGGGAAAGACACTTGCATTTTTGCTTCCAATGTTTGATAATATGTCAGCAGATATTGATACAATACAAGGATTAATAGTTACACCTACAAGGGAACTTGCTATTCAGATAACTGAGGAAGCGAAGAAAATTGCCGGGGCTAAAAATTTAAATATTTTAGCAGCTTACGGTGGTAAGGATATTGGTGCGCAACTCAAAAAACTAAAGGGAAATATTCATCTTGTCATTGCAACACCAGGAAGGTTACTCGATCATCTTAGACGTGGTACTGTGAATCTTGATAAAATTAGGACAGTAGTGCTAGATGAGGCAGATCAAATGCTTCTTATGGGGTTTAAAAATGACATTGAGAACATTTTAATGGCGACGCCTAAAAATAGGCAGACTTTATGTTTCTCAGCAACTATGAGCTCAGATGTGAAAAAAATGGCATATAAGTATATGAATGATCCTATAGAAGTAATTATTAAAAAAGAAGAGGCGACGCTTAAGAATATTAAGCAATTTTTAATAGAGACTACAGACAGAAAAAAACAAGAAGATTTATGTAAGGTAATAGACGCGGATAATCCTTTTATGGCTATCATATTTTGTAGAACGAAAAGAAGAGTTGATGATCTTGAGGTAGCTCTTTATAAAAAAGGATATAATTGTAAAAAGCTTCATTCTGATATAACACAAGCAAAGAGAGAAAAAATAATGAGAGACTTTAAAAAATGCGATATACAATATTTGATTGCCACAGATGTTGCGGCTAGAGGCCTTGATATAAATGGAGTAGATCATGTGTATAATTACGACATGCCAGAAACTGCTGAGAGTTATATTCACCGTATTGGTAGAACTGGTAGAGCTGGCGAGGATGGATATACATATTTATTTTCAGCACCGAAAGACAAATTTCTTTTAGATGCAATAGAAAGAAAATTGAAAAGTCCAATTCCTAGAAAAATATTGTAG
- a CDS encoding HlyC/CorC family transporter, whose protein sequence is MVPDGTWQIICLIILLLSSAFFSASETALMTLSKIRLRNMVESKIKGANIVNKLLENPSKLLGGILVGNNIANIGASSLATSLAITHFKDSGVAIATIIMTILVLIFAEITPKSLAAQNSEKIALKIAKPLSLITFILNPLITVLIYITNTIIKILGGEVNKSRPFITEEELKTMVSVSHEEGMLEGEEKQMIYNVFDFRDSQAKDVMTPRTDMIVASSNSTYAELINVFRKEQFSRLPIYEDTVDNVIGVLYIKDLIFFEDGKGEFKIEKHMRTPYFTYEFKSTADLFADMRLKRIPISIILDEYGGTAGLVTFEDLVEEIVGDIDDEYDDATDKIIVIKEDEFIVAGDTKINMVNEMIGLNIESDDFDSIGGFVTGLLGRLPKTGETINYNDTKFIVQDTSKNRIIKLKIIT, encoded by the coding sequence ATGGTCCCCGATGGTACATGGCAAATTATATGTTTAATAATTTTATTATTATCTTCAGCCTTTTTTTCTGCTTCTGAAACTGCATTAATGACCTTAAGTAAAATAAGGTTAAGAAATATGGTAGAATCAAAAATCAAAGGTGCTAACATAGTTAATAAATTACTTGAAAACCCAAGTAAACTTTTAGGTGGTATTCTAGTAGGAAATAACATAGCAAATATTGGAGCTTCTTCCCTCGCAACATCGCTCGCAATTACACATTTTAAAGATTCTGGAGTAGCTATTGCAACTATTATAATGACAATTCTTGTATTGATTTTTGCAGAAATAACACCAAAGTCATTAGCTGCACAAAACTCTGAAAAAATTGCTTTAAAAATTGCTAAGCCGTTAAGTCTAATTACTTTCATTTTAAATCCTCTTATTACAGTCTTAATTTATATAACAAATACAATAATCAAAATACTCGGTGGAGAGGTTAACAAAAGTAGGCCCTTTATTACCGAAGAAGAGTTAAAAACTATGGTTAGCGTAAGTCATGAAGAAGGCATGCTTGAAGGCGAAGAAAAGCAAATGATTTATAACGTATTCGACTTTAGAGATTCACAAGCAAAAGATGTTATGACTCCGCGAACCGATATGATTGTTGCGAGCTCTAACTCAACTTACGCAGAACTTATAAATGTTTTCAGGAAAGAACAATTCTCAAGACTTCCTATATATGAAGATACTGTTGATAATGTTATTGGAGTTTTATATATTAAGGATTTGATTTTCTTTGAAGATGGGAAAGGAGAATTTAAAATAGAGAAACATATGCGCACACCCTACTTTACCTATGAATTCAAAAGTACTGCTGATTTATTTGCAGACATGCGTTTAAAACGAATTCCTATATCAATTATACTCGATGAATATGGTGGTACTGCTGGACTTGTTACATTTGAAGATTTGGTAGAAGAAATTGTTGGAGATATAGATGATGAATATGACGATGCTACCGACAAAATAATAGTTATTAAAGAAGATGAGTTTATTGTAGCTGGAGATACTAAAATAAATATGGTTAATGAAATGATAGGTTTAAATATTGAATCAGATGATTTCGACTCCATAGGAGGTTTTGTTACAGGATTACTTGGACGGCTTCCAAAAACAGGTGAAACAATAAATTATAATGATACAAAATTTATTGTGCAAGATACAAGTAAAAATCGTATAATAAAATTAAAAATTATAACTTAA
- a CDS encoding 50S ribosomal protein L25, with protein sequence MEQVILNALERTASNKKFNEDGFIAGVMYGDGSTEATSVKFELVPLRKILVKHGSNAKVVVKYGEEEKTGFIKEIQRHPVTAKITHIDVQLVSKDHEIKMQLHIAFKGEENLISQRLQLQVQKSEIDVFGKMAIMPDALSVDVSQMALGDSITIKNFDLNKEIRVTDKEDEVYASVTQMKEEVEEVVEEVVATPEAAAAEPEVKA encoded by the coding sequence ATGGAACAGGTTATTTTGAATGCACTTGAAAGAACTGCGAGCAATAAAAAATTTAATGAAGATGGTTTTATAGCAGGAGTAATGTATGGAGATGGTTCTACAGAAGCAACTTCTGTAAAATTTGAATTAGTACCATTAAGAAAAATTCTTGTAAAACATGGTTCTAATGCAAAAGTTGTAGTTAAATACGGAGAAGAAGAAAAAACTGGATTTATAAAAGAAATTCAAAGACATCCAGTAACTGCTAAAATCACACACATAGACGTGCAACTTGTATCTAAAGATCATGAAATTAAAATGCAATTACATATTGCTTTTAAGGGTGAAGAAAATTTAATTTCACAACGTCTTCAATTACAAGTTCAAAAATCAGAAATAGATGTTTTTGGTAAGATGGCTATAATGCCAGATGCATTAAGTGTTGATGTATCACAAATGGCACTTGGAGATTCAATTACAATAAAGAATTTTGATTTAAATAAAGAAATAAGAGTTACTGATAAAGAAGATGAAGTTTACGCATCTGTAACACAAATGAAGGAAGAAGTTGAAGAAGTAGTTGAAGAAGTAGTTGCAACTCCTGAAGCAGCTGCTGCTGAACCAGAAGTTAAGGCATAA
- a CDS encoding AI-2E family transporter, translating to MIKYKKIPYIEFVPIIIITFLLYRIVNNIENVGSILHKIFSLMSYFIWGFVIAYLLNPLMVYLEEKVKIKRPYSIGIIYTLFVGIIILITTLLAPNIISSAVDLFNNIPKFADKSYKLSTLFISQNELLNKFDITSYLNKYLNTFNNDISKYFAPGLQLVLDNLVGLSSLFMKLVSGIVISVYFLIDKESIILYLQKFIYSISSEHIAITIIDFLKIVNTIFKKYFVGKTIDSIIFGIISFIGFIILGIPYALPFSLVIGITNMIPYFGNIIGMAPAVIITLFFNPVKSVEIMLFIVTLSNIDGWFIQPKIIGDKVGLSPLLIILGIVLGGGLFGIIGMLLGVPAIALIKTLLENFMNKQVKNK from the coding sequence GTGATTAAATATAAAAAAATACCTTATATAGAGTTCGTTCCCATCATTATAATTACTTTTCTTCTTTACAGAATAGTAAACAACATTGAAAATGTAGGTTCAATACTTCATAAGATTTTTTCATTAATGAGCTATTTTATCTGGGGGTTCGTTATAGCTTATTTACTCAATCCACTTATGGTATACCTTGAGGAAAAAGTGAAGATAAAAAGACCCTATAGTATAGGAATAATTTATACATTATTTGTAGGTATTATAATTTTAATAACAACTTTACTTGCCCCGAATATTATTAGTAGTGCCGTAGATTTATTTAATAATATCCCTAAATTTGCAGATAAATCATATAAATTGTCTACTCTTTTTATATCTCAAAATGAGTTATTAAACAAATTTGATATTACATCTTACTTGAATAAGTACCTTAATACTTTTAATAACGATATATCAAAATACTTTGCCCCCGGTTTACAACTTGTTCTTGATAACCTAGTGGGTTTAAGTTCTTTATTTATGAAATTAGTATCCGGTATAGTAATATCCGTTTATTTTCTAATAGATAAAGAATCTATTATTTTATACCTTCAAAAATTTATTTATTCTATTTCAAGTGAACATATTGCTATTACCATAATCGATTTTTTAAAAATAGTTAATACTATTTTTAAAAAATATTTCGTTGGTAAAACAATTGACTCTATTATTTTTGGAATTATATCATTTATTGGATTTATTATATTAGGTATACCTTATGCTTTGCCTTTTAGCTTAGTAATTGGAATAACAAATATGATTCCATACTTTGGAAACATTATAGGAATGGCTCCTGCTGTTATAATAACACTATTCTTTAATCCAGTTAAATCTGTAGAAATAATGCTCTTTATTGTAACCCTTAGCAATATTGATGGATGGTTCATCCAACCAAAAATCATTGGCGATAAGGTCGGTCTTAGTCCTCTACTTATAATCCTTGGGATAGTTCTTGGCGGAGGGTTATTCGGAATTATAGGAATGTTACTTGGTGTTCCAGCTATTGCATTAATTAAGACTCTACTAGAAAATTTCATGAATAAACAAGTTAAAAACAAATAA
- the namA gene encoding NADPH dehydrogenase NamA translates to MSKLFSNFKIKDMDLKNRIVMAPMCMDSCNDKDGFANNWHFIHYSTRAIGGVGLIILESTGIEPGGRITDNDLGIWSDEHIKNLSNIVDECHKYGSKIGIQINHAGRKSETLSYPIIAPSPIAFNGDYRLPVEMTKEDIVNTIDLFKSAAKRALTAGFDLLELHGAHGYLIGEFLSPLTNKRKDEYGGTKENRVRFLKEIIQAVKTVWPETKPLQLRVSAVDYAKGGNSAEETSSLINLIKAMSIDIVNVSSGGTVPAKISTYPGYQICYSEIIRKQCNIPTIAGGLITSPLMAEEILNNKRSDLVYLGRELLRNPYWAFAAANQLGDNIEWPVQYERSNKVNKNGF, encoded by the coding sequence ATGTCAAAATTATTTAGTAATTTTAAAATAAAAGATATGGATTTAAAAAACAGAATAGTTATGGCTCCAATGTGCATGGATTCTTGTAACGACAAGGATGGTTTTGCAAATAACTGGCATTTTATACATTACTCAACTAGGGCTATTGGTGGAGTTGGTCTTATCATTTTAGAGTCAACAGGAATTGAGCCTGGCGGTCGTATAACTGACAATGATTTAGGTATATGGTCTGATGAACATATCAAAAACCTTTCAAATATAGTTGACGAATGTCATAAATACGGATCAAAAATAGGTATTCAAATTAATCATGCTGGAAGAAAATCCGAAACTCTTTCCTATCCAATTATAGCCCCAAGTCCCATAGCTTTTAATGGTGATTATAGGCTTCCAGTTGAAATGACAAAAGAAGATATTGTTAATACTATAGATTTATTTAAATCTGCTGCCAAAAGAGCATTAACTGCCGGTTTTGATTTATTAGAATTACATGGTGCGCATGGGTATTTAATAGGTGAATTTTTATCACCCCTTACCAATAAAAGAAAAGATGAATACGGAGGTACAAAGGAAAATAGGGTAAGATTCTTAAAGGAAATTATACAGGCTGTAAAAACAGTTTGGCCCGAAACTAAACCATTACAATTAAGAGTATCGGCTGTTGACTATGCAAAAGGCGGAAACAGTGCAGAGGAAACATCCTCACTTATAAATCTCATAAAAGCTATGAGCATAGATATAGTAAATGTTAGTTCCGGTGGAACTGTACCTGCAAAAATATCTACCTACCCGGGATATCAAATTTGTTATTCTGAAATAATTAGAAAACAATGCAATATTCCAACTATAGCTGGTGGCCTTATCACTTCCCCTTTAATGGCAGAAGAAATATTAAACAATAAAAGATCAGATTTGGTGTATTTAGGAAGAGAACTTTTAAGAAATCCTTATTGGGCATTTGCAGCGGCCAATCAATTAGGGGATAATATCGAGTGGCCTGTACAATATGAACGAAGTAATAAAGTAAATAAAAATGGATTTTAA
- a CDS encoding GNAT family N-acetyltransferase — protein sequence MKNLLMGKKVNLTSINEEDMPEIQKWHNDVSFMRNYDVVSATPKNFEDVLETINDVRRSNTAYIFAVKILEKQKIIGVTGFENISWNNGTALIYIGLGESGNRGQGYGKEALKLTIEFGFEELNFHRIYLTVLEYNEPAIKLYEKLGFKREGVYREFIHRDGRRYDMYLYGLLRPEWEETSRED from the coding sequence ATGAAAAATTTGTTGATGGGAAAAAAAGTGAATCTTACATCTATAAACGAAGAAGACATGCCAGAAATTCAAAAATGGCACAATGATGTATCATTCATGCGTAATTATGATGTAGTAAGTGCAACTCCTAAAAATTTTGAAGATGTATTAGAGACAATTAATGATGTAAGAAGGAGTAATACAGCTTATATTTTTGCTGTTAAAATACTTGAAAAGCAAAAAATCATTGGAGTTACAGGATTTGAAAATATATCTTGGAATAATGGTACTGCTTTAATATACATAGGACTTGGTGAGAGTGGAAATAGGGGACAGGGGTACGGAAAAGAAGCTCTTAAATTAACTATAGAGTTTGGGTTTGAGGAATTAAATTTTCACCGAATATATCTTACGGTGCTTGAATATAATGAACCTGCAATAAAACTATATGAGAAATTAGGATTTAAAAGAGAAGGGGTCTATAGAGAGTTTATTCACAGAGATGGTAGACGATATGATATGTATTTATATGGGTTATTAAGACCTGAGTGGGAAGAAACCTCAAGGGAAGATTAG